The following nucleotide sequence is from Corynebacterium hindlerae.
CTGCGCTCATGTGGATGTTCCACGGCAAAGAAACCCTGGTTCAGCGCAAACCGCAAAAGATAACGACCACACAAAAGCAGGCTTAATGACGGCGGTGAGTTGGATCTAGATCACTCCGAGTTCACGTTTGGGATAAATGCTCCCCCTGCCATATGGCCACGACTCAATGATTTGCTGCTGTTCGGGTGGAAGCTGTTCGGAATAATGAACAACCAAGGCTCTAGTACGGTCCACCGAAATTGAAGAATCTTTAGGGAGGGCGCCCACTCGTGCGATGAAGTCTGCAAACTCGTCGAGGGTCGGGTTGGGTGCTTCAGCGGGAGAGCTGTAGCTTGCTTTCGAATCGGCGCACCCTTGGAAAGTAACGAAGTAGCCGTCCTTGGTGGAAGGTGACGAGGAAACGATGGGGGTGACCTCTTTGATTTGTGAGGCGCATTCTTCGGCGGTTTTAGCGCTGAGCTCCCGGGTGAGGGACGGTGTTTTATCGTAATAGGCGTACGTGGAAAACGAGTCTCCGAACTCGGCAAATAACTCCTCCGTATGTTTGTATTTGGTCACGATTTGGCTGGGTTCAGAGGTAACATGAATTGCCGTGGTCCCAAGCGGGAAGGATATAAAGGTCTCGTCGTTGCCTGTCAGATGTTGTTCCGCCAGAAGTGCGAACTCTTTCATAAACTCACCGCGCTGTTCTTTGGGTAAACCATCGGGAATGTTGACCGTAGCGATTTTCCCGAATCTTGAATCAGAGACATGAATCTTTGTGCCCTTGGGGGAGACTTTGCGGATGGCCTTGCTTAGGGCTTTAGTCTCGTCTGTTTCCTTGATTCCATACTTCATCTGAGCCAACGGGTAGCGGATGAAATTAAAACTCTGGGGAGAAAGAATAGCGCCAATTGCCAGTGCAACCATCGCGATAGCAGTAAAGAGCAAAACGTTTTTCTTGGTCATGGTTATCCAGTCGTGGAGTTGAATGATCGTTGTTCTAGGTCTGTGATGAAACGGTTCAAACGGGTAACAAGCTAGTCTGGTGCGCTTCTCGACGCTGACGGCCTCTCGGTTGAGTAGCTCTCGATCGTTTGGAAAGTGACCTCGCAGAAATCATCTCTGGGCAGCTTCGCCAGGAAACGTGATGGTGGCGAAGCGTGCCCACATACTCATCACGGGACGCGCCAGTGATGCTGGTGAAGAACCGTTGCACATAGTGATGCGACGTTTCTGGAGCATTGAGTGCGCCGATTTGCTCCAATCCAACTGTGATCGATGTGCCGTGTGAATTGTCCAGTAGCTGTTGAGGCGAAATGCCTTGGTCCACGTGACTCCGAATCATGTGCTCCCGCGAAAACCGAGACTTCTGAAACGTTAACTTGGGTTCCGGGAGCTCCAGGCTGAAATAAGCTGCAGAAGGAGTGAAGGCTCTTAACTTGAGGATTTGGGTGCGAGCGAAGAACATCACAATAGCGCTGGCTATGGTGCTGAATTTTGAGATAGCTACTACCACGTACCTGCGGTTCATTGGCTCCCCCGATAGTAAGTGTTGTTTCCAGTAAATTACCCGACCGGGCCGGTTCTTGCAGGGGATAGCAATAAGGGGGTAGCTACAAAGACCCCCTTAGCAAACTTTACTGAGGTTAAAAATGTGTGTTATTGCAAGCGTATTACCCCAGGTAGGGGTGTGTTTAGTTCAATTAACGATGGTTAACCGTTTGTAAAACTGGCCTGGTCATTGTGGCAATCTCTTGCTAGAAACATGGCATGTGATTCGGATTACTGCCGAGTTGCATTGTGAATCGTTTGGAGAAGGAGAACACTATGACCGTAACTGCCACGGCGCCTTCCCGCGCCGCAACCGCCCCTGAAAAGTGGCGCTCGCCGAAGCACAGGCTTTCTGTGTATGGCGTCGTTGCCATCATGTTCACCGCAATGATTTTTGACGGCTACGACATCACCGTCTACGGTGCCATCCTGCCAACCCTGCTTGCAGAAGATCACCACCTCGGACACATCAGCCCCGCTGTAGCCGGTACCCTCGGCTCTTACACCATGCTCGGAATTATGGTCGGCGCACTTGGGGCCGGCGCTATCGGTGACCGCATTGGCCGACGCCTAATGATGCTGATAGCTTTCGCCTGGTTCTCTGTCGGCATGGCAGCCGGTGCGCTGGCTACATCGGTCGCATTTTTCGGTGCGACTCGATTCTTCACCGGACTCGCCCTTGGTGTTATCACAGCCGGGGGCGGAGCTGTGATCGCTGAGTTTGCCCCAGCTCACCGAAAGAACATGTTCAATGCCATTGGCTACGCCGGCATCCCTGCTGGTGGTGTGCTCGCAGCGCTGTTCGCGATCTGGTTCGAGGATGCCATTGGTTGGCGTGGACTCTTCCTTATCGGAGCTACCCCAATTCTCTTCCTCCTTCCGATGGCGCTGATCATGCTCCCGGAATCCCCACGCTGGCTCACCGCCATGGGGCGCCATGACCGTGCCCGTGCTATCTGTGACAAATACGACTTCCCAGCAGAACAATTCACTGCGGAACAAACCATCGTCGCAGCCTCCGGAGAAAAGAAAGAAAAGATCGGCTTCGGGGCAATCTTTTCCCGCACGTACATTGTGGCTACCGTGCTTATCGGCATCATGAGTTTCATGGCCATTATGGCAGTCTACGGACTCAACACGTGGCTACCACAGATCATGAAGGAAGCTGGCATTTCCGCAACCAGCGGCCTCTACACCCTTGTTGCCCTTAATTTCGGTGCCGCAGCCGGAGCGTTGGGAGCCTCCAAGGTGGCGGACATGATCGGCCCGAAACCAGTTATCGTCTTTACCTTCAGTGCTGCAGCCCTATGCATGTTCGTTATGCCATACCTTGTCTCCCCATTACTAATGTACCCGGCCATCGCCATCACTGGCATGGGAGTTACTGGCACTCAGATTTTGATTTACGGTATGACCTCAAACTACTACCCAACCCAGGCTCGTCAGGCTGGAATGTCCTGGTCTTCCGGGTTTGGTCGCCTCGGTGGAGTTGTGGGGCCAACTCTCGGAGGTGTCCTGATCACCTCGGGGTTCGGAGCATCCGATGCCTTCATGATCTTCGCGGTGGCCACCGTGATCGGCGCCATCTGTACCATCCTTATTCCGCTCAAGCGCCGGTAGCCGAGTCCTCCGGAGAATCTGGTGGAGATGTTAGAGCGGACGGATTTGCTTTAATGTCTCCATCATTTTTCTTTCTACAATTGAGGGCGTGTGACTGAAACTCGGAGCAATCACCTCGGGATCTTCAGGGGCGGCGATACGCCACCAGGAGTCTTCAAGGAAGACTTCTCCGTCACTGTCATTTAAGTGATCGGTAGGGTACAGGCGCACTGAGATGGAGTCGCCGTTGTGGGGAACTGGAATCTTAAGGATCTGTGCGAGCATTTGATGAAATTGATATTCGCCGAGAATAACAATTCCATGCTTTCGGAGGTGGCTGCGTGCCCCGCCGTTCCCGCGTAGACGTTTCATATAGTCCTTTTGCTGAGCGACTGTGGCAACGGTTCCGCGAGGGATTAAAATTCCCTGGATTAATTCAAACAACTTGTTGATCTTTTGCTGGCCTGATGGCGCCCCGAGAATCTTCTCTCTAATTTCGTTTGGGGCATGTAGAAGGATATTCTTTGGCATCGGATGATCTAGCCAGGCCCACTGTATCTTGGAGCGATTGACGGCTGTGATTGTTCGTTTCTGATCTCGATTAGAACCCTTGCTTAGGATCTCTTCTGTGATACGAATGAATCCAAGACTCCAAGTAGAAGTGGTGTCGTTCGCGTGGCATACCATTGCAACATGTCCCACAGCTTCATTTGGGATCATCCAGGAACCCATTTTTTGGGAAAATTTGCAGTCAACCTCAATTCCAGCAATTTTGTAGTCCAGTACGTCGCCATCTTGAATCAGATGGTGGAAGGCTCGCCGGATGTTGATTTCAATAAGGGTTCCAAAATGGGTTTTCTCAGTTTTAGTTAATTGATTCCAGTGATAGCGGCCGGTGTGAACGCCATCGTAGATTTGGTCGAAGGTTTCCCGAAAAACGCGTGACAGCAACTCTCCGTGAGGGTCTGCGGAGCGAAACAGTGAGACAAGCTGACTTTCCGCACTTTGATCCGTTGGTGAATCGAACAACTGTTCTACCCCTTTCGTTAGGTGTCTGATGGATATGGCATGCTATCTAACTATGGAGAAGCTAACGTCGTTGGAAATTTGCGCCGGGGCCGGTGGCCAAGCACTGGGGCTTGAGCAAGCTGGCTTTTCTCATGTCGCTGCCGTAGAAATCGATGCAGATGCCATCGAGACTCTTAAGCTTAATAGAGATAACGATTCACTCCCCCCTGAACAGAGATGGAATGTCTTGCATAAAGATGTTCATGAACTTGATGGTTCAGCCTATGACGGGATTGACCTATTCGCCGGTGGTGTTCCCTGCCCGCCGTTTTCAATCGCAGGAAAGCAGTTGGGGCAAGACGATGAGCGTGACCTTTTCCCGAAGGCTCTTGAGTTGGTGGAAAGTAGTCACCCCAAGGCGGTGCTGCTAGAAAACGTGCGCGGGCTTGCGGGTCCGAAGTTTGCCAACTATCGAGCGCAGATTGTTCGTCGACTCAATCACCTGGGATATGAAGTCATCTGGCAGGTGATATTGGCATCTGAACATGGAGTTCCACAGCTTCGACCTCGCTTCGTTCTGGTCGCATTACAGCGCGAGTATGCGCCGTATTTCTGGTGGCCGCGTCCGAAAGGAACTCCGCCAACTGTTGGTGAGACTCTATATGAGTTGATGGCAGCAAACGGATGGCCCGGTGCATCGGCTTGGGCGGCAAGAGCTGACAGTATTGGTCCTACTTTGGTTGGTGGTTCGAAGAAGCATGGAGGTCCGGATCTCGGGCCAACTCGTGCTCGGGAAGGCTGGGCAAAGCTGGGTGTGAAGGGATCCAGTATTGCGGAGGAAGCTCCGGGAGAAGCCACTCCGGTTGATGAGATGCCACGCTTGACTGTCAGGATGGCAGCGCGTATCCAAGGGTTTCCAGATAGTTGGGAGTTCTATGGCCGTAAAACAGCTGCATATCGTCAGGTGGGAAACGCCTTTCCTCCGCCTGTTGCCAAAGCGTTGGGAGAGTCAATTCGTGCCGCGCTCTTAAAGGATGATGAGTTACTATCTCAAGCGATTGCGAGTTCGGAAGCTGACGGGTCTATCTCCTTGAGTGGGCCTGGAACGGGAGTTATACGGAATATTCTGTGATTTCGCTGGGGGTGAAAAGCAGATTCTATCCGCAGCGTTGTGAACTGCGATGCTTTTAGATCTCCTTTAAGAAGCCTTACTAGGTTGAATAGTCAAGGAACTTAAGCTTTTCCATTCATAACTAGTAGTCATGGCTAGATTGGGTGTAAGTGAAAACATTTGCTGCTGGCAGAACTCTTAGGTCCTGGAACAAACTTCAAAATACTGTGGCCCGGCACACTGACTTCGCATTTCGTAG
It contains:
- a CDS encoding MFS transporter, with the protein product MTVTATAPSRAATAPEKWRSPKHRLSVYGVVAIMFTAMIFDGYDITVYGAILPTLLAEDHHLGHISPAVAGTLGSYTMLGIMVGALGAGAIGDRIGRRLMMLIAFAWFSVGMAAGALATSVAFFGATRFFTGLALGVITAGGGAVIAEFAPAHRKNMFNAIGYAGIPAGGVLAALFAIWFEDAIGWRGLFLIGATPILFLLPMALIMLPESPRWLTAMGRHDRARAICDKYDFPAEQFTAEQTIVAASGEKKEKIGFGAIFSRTYIVATVLIGIMSFMAIMAVYGLNTWLPQIMKEAGISATSGLYTLVALNFGAAAGALGASKVADMIGPKPVIVFTFSAAALCMFVMPYLVSPLLMYPAIAITGMGVTGTQILIYGMTSNYYPTQARQAGMSWSSGFGRLGGVVGPTLGGVLITSGFGASDAFMIFAVATVIGAICTILIPLKRR
- a CDS encoding NaeI family type II restriction endonuclease, whose translation is MFDSPTDQSAESQLVSLFRSADPHGELLSRVFRETFDQIYDGVHTGRYHWNQLTKTEKTHFGTLIEINIRRAFHHLIQDGDVLDYKIAGIEVDCKFSQKMGSWMIPNEAVGHVAMVCHANDTTSTWSLGFIRITEEILSKGSNRDQKRTITAVNRSKIQWAWLDHPMPKNILLHAPNEIREKILGAPSGQQKINKLFELIQGILIPRGTVATVAQQKDYMKRLRGNGGARSHLRKHGIVILGEYQFHQMLAQILKIPVPHNGDSISVRLYPTDHLNDSDGEVFLEDSWWRIAAPEDPEVIAPSFSHTPSIVERKMMETLKQIRPL
- a CDS encoding DNA cytosine methyltransferase; the encoded protein is MEKLTSLEICAGAGGQALGLEQAGFSHVAAVEIDADAIETLKLNRDNDSLPPEQRWNVLHKDVHELDGSAYDGIDLFAGGVPCPPFSIAGKQLGQDDERDLFPKALELVESSHPKAVLLENVRGLAGPKFANYRAQIVRRLNHLGYEVIWQVILASEHGVPQLRPRFVLVALQREYAPYFWWPRPKGTPPTVGETLYELMAANGWPGASAWAARADSIGPTLVGGSKKHGGPDLGPTRAREGWAKLGVKGSSIAEEAPGEATPVDEMPRLTVRMAARIQGFPDSWEFYGRKTAAYRQVGNAFPPPVAKALGESIRAALLKDDELLSQAIASSEADGSISLSGPGTGVIRNIL